One Intestinimonas butyriciproducens genomic window, ATCCCGGAGGCGATCACCGAGGCACTGCGGAGCAAGCATGACCTTGGGCTGCATACGGAACTGCTGACCGATGGTATGGTGGATCTGATCCGGTGCGGCGCCGTCACCAACGAAAAAAAGCCCCTCCACACCGGGCTGACTGTCGCTACCTTTGGTCTGGGGCAGAAGGTATACTCCTACATCCATGAGAACCCCGCTGTGGAGCTCTTGCCGGTCAGCTATGTGAATGATCCCGCCATAATCGCCCGGCATCCTGATTTTGTCTCGGTCAATGCCGCTCTGGAAGTAGACTTTTGGGGTCAGGTCTGTGCCGAATCCATGGGCCCCGCCCATGTATCCGGCACCGGCGGGCAATCCGACTTCGTTCGCGGTGCCATCTCCTCCAAGGGCGGAAAAAGCTTTATCGTATTCCCCTCCACCGCCCGGAATGGGACGGTGAGCCGCATCGTCTCCCAGTTATCGCCCGGCGCCGTGGTGAGCACCAGTAAAAATGATGTGGACTATATCGCCACGGAATATGGCATTGCCAAACTCCGAGGCCAAAGCCTCAGCCAACGCACCCGGGCCCTGATCGGCATTGCCCATCCCAATTTCCGGGATCAGCTCACCTTTGAAGCGAAGAAAAGAAACATTTTAGTTTGAGGAAGGAGCGCTGCGCCCATGGCCTATGATACCATCCTGTACGAGGTGCGGGAGCGCATCTGTACCATCACCCTGAACCGTCCCGAACACATGAATTCCTACAATAGCCAAATGTGTCAGGAAATCAACCTCGCCCTGGATGCCGCCGACAGTGATGACGACGTGCGCGTGGTAATCTTCACAGGCGCGGAGGGTGGGAAAAGGCCCGCCTATTGCGCCGGTTTTGATCTCACCGTTGACAAGCCCTTCGATTTTTCGGAAGCAGGTTTCCACAACACCAGGGACACCGGCGGCACCAACGCCCTGCGCATTTACGCCATGCGCAAACCCGTCCTTGCCGCCATAAACGGCTCCGCCGTGGGGATCGGGATCACCATGACCCTCCCCATGGACATGCGCATTCTCTCCGAGGACGCCAAGCTCGGCTTTGTATTTGCGCGCCGCGGCTATGTCAACGAGGCCTGCTCCAGTTGGTTCCTGCCCCGCATTGTGGGCCTCTCCAAGGCCGTAGAGTGGGTTACCACGGGGCGCATCATCGGCGCGGAAGAGGCTCTGCACAGCGGCTTGGTCAGCGAGGTGGTCCCCCACAGCCGCGTCTATGCCCGGGCGCTGGAGGTTGCCCGGGACATTCGGGACAACACCGCCCCTGTTTCCGTGGCTCTCTGCCGCCAGATGATGTATCAGATGGCGGGCGCCCGGCACCCGATGACCGCTCACAAGATCGAGTCCTCCTGCTTCTACTATATCGGAACTGCTCCGGACGCTCTGGAAGGCGCGGCCTCTTTTATGGAGAAGAGACCGCCGGAATTCAAGATGAGCCCCGTAACAGATATGCCCCCCGCATACCCCTGGTTCCCTGAGGTCCCTTTCCCCAAGAACATTCAGGACTGTTAGCCGGACCTCGCCAAATCCACCGGAAAGGAGCTGTTGCCGCCGGTCAGACTGCAAGCTCGGGTTCCCCCGCACAACAAGAAATTTGAAGAACGGGAGGAGAATGGTTTATGTCATTGGACAGTAAAATTGTAACCCCGGTAACCTCGTTGGAAGGCTGGTTAGTCGTCGCTTTTGTGGCAATCGCATTCTTTGTAATCGCTCTGTTTGCCTACAAGACCCAGAAGAAGGCGGACAGCACCGCCTCTTACTTTGCAGCGGGGCGCGGTGTGCCCTGGCAGGTCGCCTGCCTCTCATTGGTAGCCTCCTGGACCTGGGCCACCACCACCATGGCCGCCGGTGAGGGCGCCTATACCCACGGCTTTGCCGCTTCCTGGTATTATCCCATTGGCGGCGGCATCGGTATCCTGATCGCCATCCCTATCCTCAACCGGGTCA contains:
- a CDS encoding enoyl-CoA hydratase-related protein, whose amino-acid sequence is MAYDTILYEVRERICTITLNRPEHMNSYNSQMCQEINLALDAADSDDDVRVVIFTGAEGGKRPAYCAGFDLTVDKPFDFSEAGFHNTRDTGGTNALRIYAMRKPVLAAINGSAVGIGITMTLPMDMRILSEDAKLGFVFARRGYVNEACSSWFLPRIVGLSKAVEWVTTGRIIGAEEALHSGLVSEVVPHSRVYARALEVARDIRDNTAPVSVALCRQMMYQMAGARHPMTAHKIESSCFYYIGTAPDALEGAASFMEKRPPEFKMSPVTDMPPAYPWFPEVPFPKNIQDC